From the Lathyrus oleraceus cultivar Zhongwan6 chromosome 4, CAAS_Psat_ZW6_1.0, whole genome shotgun sequence genome, one window contains:
- the LOC127076628 gene encoding uncharacterized protein LOC127076628 isoform X1: MIVATTISFGNRNSLLISLLLISSSLHFFCISPLLAKSSPHPISDVQVRSNKLQCYADIDSGLWGWPCKSSMIARENCALRCLSPSCYELIYESDPLEEGEKDFIRSQEYKYCMHKLSMGETLEGVKGAFGQ, from the exons ATGATAGTTGCAACGACAATTTCCTTTGGAAATCGAAATTCATTGTTGATATCTCTTCTTCTAATTTCATCTTCCCTTCACTTCTTCTGTATCTCTCCACTCCTTGCCAAATCTTCTCCTCACCCAATCTCT GATGTTCAAGTTAGGAGCAACAAGCTTCAATGCTATGCTGATATTGACAG TGGGTTGTGGGGTTGGCCATGCAAATCATCGATGATAGCAAGGGAAAACTGTGCTCTGCGATGCCTCTCGCCATCTTGTTACGAGCTTATCTACGAGAGTGACCCG CTTGAAGAAGGAGAAAAGGACTTCATTCGGAGCCAAGAGTACAAATACTGCATGCATAA GTTGTCCATGGGAGAGACCCTCGAGGGTGTTAAGGGTGCGTTTGGCCAATAA
- the LOC127076627 gene encoding cytochrome b561 and DOMON domain-containing protein At2g04850, producing MFLVFVFLLQLCFFPHIGFSSHCTTETSSKSFQKCMNLPTQQASIAWTFYPHNSTLEVVFFGTFISPSGWVGWGINPTSPEMTGTRALIAFSDPNTGQIVLLPYILDPNVKLQKSPLLSRPLDVGLVSSTAAMYGGKMATIHNGAAIQIYATIKLESNRTKIHLVWNRGLYVQGYSPTIHPTTSTDLSSIATFDVLSGSSAPQHTDLTMLRVIHGTMNAISWGILLPMGAITARYFRPIQALGPAWFYAHAGIQLFAVILGTVGFAIGIRLGQLSPGVEYKLHRKLGIAVFCLGALQTLALLFRPDTRNKFRKYWKSYHHFVGYSCVVLGFVNVFQGFEVMGASRSYAKLSYCLGLSTLIGVSIALEVNSWVVFCRKSKEEKMRREGLIGTSDKGSSGIHT from the coding sequence ATGTTTCTTGTTTTTGTCTTTCTCCTCCAATTGTGTTTCTTTCCTCACATTGGTTTTTCATCTCATTGCACCACAGAAACATCTAGTAAAAGTTTTCAAAAATGTATGAACCTTCCTACTCAACAAGCTTCTATAGCATGGACTTTCTACCCGCATAACTCCACTTTAGAAGTTGTTTTCTTTGGAACTTTCATTTCACCTTCTGGGTGGGTTGGATGGGGGATCAACCCCACTTCACCGGAGATGACGGGAACTCGTGCTTTAATAGCCTTTTCCGACCCAAACACAGGCCAAATAGTCTTGCTTCCTTACATTCTAGACCCGAATGTGAAGTTACAGAAATCTCCATTACTCTCTCGACCCTTGGACGTCGGTCTTGTCTCTTCCACGGCAGCCATGTATGGTGGCAAAATGGCCACCATACACAACGGTGCCGCCATCCAAATCTATGCCACGATCAAACTTGAATCAAACAGAACCAAAATCCACCTTGTTTGGAACCGAGGACTTTATGTTCAAGGCTACTCGCCTACCATTCATCCAACCACATCCACTGACCTCTCTTCCATTGCCACCTTTGATGTGTTGTCAGGTTCGTCCGCTCCTCAACACACAGACCTCACAATGCTTAGAGTAATTCACGGCACCATGAATGCCATTTCTTGGGGTATTCTCTTGCCGATGGGAGCCATAACTGCACGTTACTTTAGGCCCATTCAAGCACTAGGTCCTGCATGGTTCTATGCTCATGCAGGAATACAATTGTTTGCTGTCATTCTTGGAACTGTGGGATTCGCCATTGGCATTCGCCTTGGGCAATTGTCTCCGGGAGTGGAGTACAAGCTCCACAGGAAGCTTGGAATCGCCGTGTTTTGCCTTGGAGCTTTGCAGACTTTGGCATTGTTGTTTAGGCCAGACACTAGGAACAAGTTCAGGAAGTATTGGAAATCGTACCACCACTTTGTTGGGTACTCTTGTGTGGTGCTTGGGTTTGTGAATGTGTTTCAGGGATTCGAAGTGATGGGGGCCAGCAGGTCCTATGCCAAGTTGAGTTATTGTTTGGGACTTTCTACTCTGATTGGTGTTTCCATAGCTTTGGAGGTGAACTCTTGGGTGGTGTTCTGTAGAAAATCTAAGGAAGAGAAAATGAGGAGAGAGGGACTTATTGGAACTTCTGACAAAGGGAGCAGTGGCATCCACACTTGA